Proteins encoded in a region of the Teredinibacter purpureus genome:
- a CDS encoding proline--tRNA ligase, translating into MRASQYLIATKKETPADAEVISHQLMLRAGMIRKMASGLYNWLPVGLRVLRKVEAIVRNEMDNAGAQEVLMPVVQPAELWEESGRWQQYGPELLRINDRHKRAFCLGPTHEEVITSLIRDELKSYKQLPANFYQIQTKFRDEVRPRFGVMRSREFIMKDAYSFHASQDSLQSTYDIMHQTYCNIFDRIGLEYRPVLADTGSIGGSGSHEFHVLADSGEDDIAFSSDSDYAANVELAEAVAPSPSNTVLATEMKEIATPDQKSIEDVAHFLKTEPRQTLKTLIVLGAEKDDGTQPLVALVLRGDHALNDIKACKLPEVAEPLTFAPEERIKSELGAEVGSLGPIGLDITVIADRSAATAVNFVCGANKTGFHLLDANWQSEQATYSRTEDIRNVVVGDPSPCGKGTLDIKRGIEVGHIFQLGTKYSKAMKATVLDENGKDTTMIMGCYGIGVSRIVASAIEQNYDENGIIWPDSIAPFHLAIVPINIHKSEQVAEKCEQLYGELKALGYDVLLMDENKARLGGMLADVELIGIPHRIVIGDRGLKEGNIEYKGRRDTDNQQIPCDGIVDFLHSTITQ; encoded by the coding sequence ATGCGCGCCAGTCAGTACCTTATTGCTACAAAAAAAGAAACACCTGCCGATGCAGAGGTTATCAGCCATCAATTAATGCTGCGCGCGGGCATGATTCGCAAAATGGCATCTGGGCTCTACAACTGGCTGCCCGTAGGGCTGCGTGTACTGCGCAAAGTAGAAGCCATTGTTCGTAACGAAATGGATAACGCGGGCGCGCAAGAAGTGCTAATGCCGGTTGTTCAACCGGCAGAACTTTGGGAAGAATCTGGCCGATGGCAGCAATATGGACCCGAATTACTGCGTATTAACGACCGCCATAAACGTGCATTCTGCCTTGGCCCTACACACGAAGAAGTCATTACATCGCTTATCCGTGATGAATTAAAAAGTTACAAACAATTACCCGCGAACTTCTATCAAATTCAAACCAAATTTCGCGATGAAGTTCGCCCTCGCTTTGGCGTAATGCGTTCCCGTGAATTCATAATGAAAGACGCCTATTCTTTCCACGCCTCGCAAGACTCTCTGCAAAGCACCTACGATATTATGCATCAAACCTACTGCAATATTTTTGATCGTATTGGGCTGGAATACCGCCCCGTACTTGCCGACACTGGCTCTATCGGCGGTTCAGGCTCTCATGAATTTCACGTGCTCGCCGACAGTGGTGAAGATGATATTGCCTTTAGCTCTGACAGTGATTACGCGGCCAATGTTGAGCTCGCAGAAGCCGTAGCGCCAAGCCCCAGTAACACCGTTCTTGCCACGGAAATGAAAGAGATTGCTACCCCTGATCAAAAATCGATTGAAGATGTCGCACACTTTTTGAAAACTGAACCCCGCCAGACGCTCAAAACACTCATAGTATTAGGCGCTGAGAAAGACGACGGCACCCAACCTTTGGTGGCACTTGTTCTTAGGGGTGATCATGCCCTGAATGACATTAAGGCCTGCAAGCTTCCTGAAGTAGCCGAACCCTTAACCTTCGCGCCTGAAGAGCGAATCAAGAGCGAACTCGGCGCAGAAGTCGGATCGCTTGGCCCAATAGGATTAGACATCACCGTTATTGCTGATCGCTCCGCAGCGACTGCCGTTAATTTTGTATGCGGTGCAAACAAAACAGGTTTCCACCTGCTCGATGCAAACTGGCAAAGCGAACAAGCCACATACTCCCGCACTGAAGACATTCGCAATGTCGTCGTCGGCGACCCTAGCCCATGTGGGAAAGGCACTTTAGATATCAAGCGCGGCATAGAGGTCGGGCACATATTCCAGCTCGGCACCAAATACTCGAAAGCGATGAAAGCCACCGTTCTAGATGAAAACGGCAAAGACACCACAATGATTATGGGCTGCTATGGGATTGGCGTTTCGCGTATTGTAGCCTCGGCAATAGAACAAAATTACGACGAAAACGGTATTATTTGGCCAGACAGTATCGCGCCGTTTCACTTAGCAATTGTGCCGATCAATATTCATAAATCCGAACAGGTTGCTGAAAAATGTGAACAACTTTACGGCGAACTAAAAGCACTTGGCTACGACGTATTACTCATGGACGAAAACAAAGCTAGACTAGGCGGAATGCTTGCCGACGTGGAACTTATCGGTATTCCGCACCGTATCGTTATTGGTGATCGCGGGCTCAAAGAAGGCAACATAGAATATAAAGGCCGACGTGACACAGACAACCAACAAATACCCTGTGACGGTATTGTCGACTTTTTACACAGCACAATTACACAATAA
- a CDS encoding lytic transglycosylase domain-containing protein: MSLLIHSPQSAAKSDSVDTELRKKLLQTIAEADSFDDRFDAEVWLVQKSAVLAKYIKEPDYRLMVLKEVHRAAKRAMLPPEFVLAVIQIESHFDRYAVSRVGAQGMMQIMPFWKNEIGRDSDNLIDLTTNLQYGCTILKHYLDKEDGNWANALARYNGSYGRHTYSHKVINAWSKNWR, translated from the coding sequence ATGAGTTTACTTATACATTCACCACAGAGTGCAGCCAAAAGTGACAGTGTCGATACTGAACTACGAAAAAAACTGCTACAAACAATTGCTGAAGCAGACAGTTTTGACGATAGATTCGACGCTGAAGTTTGGTTGGTGCAAAAATCTGCGGTACTGGCAAAGTATATTAAAGAACCCGATTACCGCTTAATGGTATTAAAAGAGGTTCATCGTGCTGCCAAACGCGCAATGCTCCCACCTGAATTTGTTTTAGCTGTCATTCAAATAGAGAGTCATTTTGACCGCTACGCTGTCTCACGAGTAGGAGCGCAGGGCATGATGCAAATTATGCCTTTTTGGAAGAATGAAATCGGGCGGGACTCTGACAACCTGATAGACCTAACAACAAACCTGCAATATGGCTGCACTATCCTCAAGCACTATCTTGACAAAGAGGACGGTAACTGGGCAAATGCACTAGCACGTTATAACGGCAGCTATGGCCGACATACCTATTCACACAAGGTCATCAATGCGTGGTCTAAAAACTGGCGTTAA
- a CDS encoding peroxiredoxin: MGVLVGKPAPDFTAPAVLGSGEIVDSFNFADVTKGKKAVVFFYPLDFTFVCPSELLAFDHRIAEFEKRGVVVIGVSIDSHFSHNAWRNTAINDGGIGPVKYTLVADMTHAICQAYDVESEGGVAFRGSFLIDEDGLVRHQVVNDLPLGRNVDEMLRMVDALAFHQEHGEVCPAGWQDGDKGMDASPEGVAKYLSENAEGL, from the coding sequence ATGGGCGTATTAGTTGGTAAACCAGCTCCAGATTTCACAGCACCGGCCGTTTTGGGCAGTGGCGAAATTGTTGATTCATTCAACTTCGCAGACGTTACTAAGGGCAAAAAAGCAGTTGTTTTCTTTTACCCTTTGGATTTTACTTTTGTATGCCCTTCTGAATTATTAGCATTTGATCATCGTATTGCTGAATTCGAAAAGCGTGGTGTTGTTGTTATCGGTGTTTCTATCGATTCACACTTTTCCCACAACGCTTGGCGTAACACTGCAATCAATGACGGCGGTATTGGCCCCGTTAAATACACTTTGGTTGCAGATATGACGCACGCTATTTGTCAGGCTTACGATGTTGAGTCTGAAGGCGGTGTTGCTTTCCGTGGTTCGTTTTTAATTGATGAAGACGGTTTGGTTCGTCACCAAGTGGTGAATGACTTACCTTTGGGCCGTAACGTTGATGAAATGTTGCGCATGGTTGATGCTCTTGCTTTCCATCAAGAGCACGGTGAAGTTTGCCCTGCGGGCTGGCAAGACGGCGACAAAGGTATGGATGCATCACCAGAGGGTGTCGCTAAATACTTGAGTGAAAACGCCGAAGGTTTGTAA
- a CDS encoding bacterioferritin-associated ferredoxin, with translation MTIILIPTNLKPVQLVLIMRHREKRGFVSFMYVCLCKGIKDSEIRDAVDNGANSFQDVQKQLGVATQCGKCACLASEIIAQTLSSNEPSSNFDALFYSVA, from the coding sequence TTGACAATCATTCTTATTCCCACTAACCTTAAGCCTGTTCAATTAGTGCTCATTATGAGACACAGAGAAAAAAGAGGCTTCGTCAGTTTTATGTACGTTTGTTTATGTAAAGGCATTAAAGATTCGGAGATTCGAGATGCCGTCGATAATGGGGCCAACAGCTTCCAAGACGTGCAGAAACAACTTGGTGTCGCTACGCAGTGCGGGAAATGCGCCTGTTTGGCCAGCGAGATTATTGCTCAAACACTGTCCAGTAACGAACCCAGCAGCAACTTCGACGCTTTATTTTATAGCGTTGCCTAG
- a CDS encoding response regulator, protein MRVRVFLGGAPGDVITVLTDVCEELGYEVLACEELICARKIIAEETVDLVCLAHYLQDGTAFELCREMRKQPLWRDCPILLVTERANPALIEKAFAAGFNEAFHLKQKEALRTFVARYGAYHSAISGKVLLVEDSLSQQKIVTAMLEQVGLTVHCCDDVNSALAAYNDAYFDLIITDVVLEGDLTGLDLIARIRRMEDARGDVPIIVMSSYRSSAQRLEPFRIGADDYVSKPLEGDELLVRARRLIESHQLFLQVREQQRSLEKTNRFMTQMLSRVSHECRNSINIVLGVSKILLRKSEFTADQTHKIDTIMNASKHQLSLLNDILDFTKLNSGNIAFNPNDTDVPSLVAESMNLFEYTCEEQGLTLRSSIADNLPEQCFLDARLVKQVLINLLANAVKFTVRGGITVAVETQEGDSGKALVISVRDTGPGIESDELDLLFQEFKQTQSGRDSDSGTGLGLSLCVGFATVMGGSMDVVSKPGVGSEFILKLPV, encoded by the coding sequence TTGAGGGTTAGAGTATTTTTAGGCGGTGCGCCGGGCGATGTTATTACGGTTTTGACCGACGTATGCGAGGAACTCGGTTACGAGGTTCTTGCGTGTGAAGAGCTTATATGTGCGCGTAAAATTATCGCAGAAGAAACGGTTGATCTTGTCTGCTTAGCGCATTATTTACAAGATGGAACGGCGTTTGAGCTCTGTCGAGAGATGCGTAAACAGCCTCTTTGGCGTGATTGCCCCATTTTGCTGGTGACAGAAAGGGCTAACCCAGCACTTATCGAAAAAGCGTTTGCCGCAGGCTTTAATGAAGCGTTTCATCTTAAGCAAAAAGAGGCACTTCGTACGTTTGTTGCTCGTTACGGCGCCTACCATAGCGCTATTTCGGGCAAGGTTTTGTTGGTTGAAGATTCTTTATCGCAACAAAAAATTGTAACGGCCATGTTGGAGCAGGTGGGTTTAACGGTTCATTGCTGTGATGATGTGAACAGTGCTCTGGCGGCGTACAACGACGCTTACTTTGATCTCATTATTACGGATGTTGTGCTGGAGGGGGACTTAACCGGGCTGGACCTGATCGCTCGTATTCGTAGAATGGAAGATGCCCGAGGCGACGTTCCCATTATTGTTATGTCGAGTTATCGTTCGTCGGCACAGCGGCTGGAGCCTTTTAGGATAGGTGCCGATGACTATGTGTCTAAGCCCTTGGAGGGAGATGAACTGCTTGTACGTGCCCGTCGTTTAATTGAATCTCATCAGCTATTTTTACAAGTGCGTGAGCAGCAGAGAAGCTTGGAAAAGACCAATCGTTTTATGACGCAAATGCTCAGCCGCGTCAGCCACGAATGTCGTAATTCGATTAATATCGTTCTGGGCGTATCAAAAATATTGCTTCGTAAAAGCGAATTTACCGCTGATCAAACGCATAAAATCGATACGATTATGAATGCGAGCAAGCACCAATTGTCATTGCTCAATGACATTTTAGATTTTACCAAATTGAATTCTGGCAACATAGCGTTCAACCCCAATGACACGGACGTACCTAGCTTGGTTGCCGAATCGATGAACCTATTTGAATATACGTGCGAGGAGCAAGGGCTAACGCTTCGTTCGTCGATTGCCGATAACCTGCCCGAACAGTGCTTTTTAGACGCAAGGCTAGTTAAACAAGTGTTGATTAACTTACTTGCAAATGCGGTTAAATTCACGGTAAGGGGCGGCATTACGGTTGCCGTCGAAACCCAAGAAGGGGATAGTGGCAAGGCGCTGGTTATTTCAGTAAGGGATACTGGGCCGGGTATTGAAAGCGATGAATTGGACCTGCTTTTTCAGGAGTTTAAACAAACTCAATCAGGGCGAGATTCCGATTCAGGAACAGGCTTGGGTTTATCGTTGTGCGTGGGGTTTGCGACGGTCATGGGAGGGAGTATGGACGTTGTATCGAAGCCTGGAGTAGGCAGCGAATTCATTCTTAAGCTGCCGGTGTGA
- a CDS encoding serine/threonine-protein kinase: MSAKINLCGHNRVLHHNNDYGFNSMALAIPGYQILRTLGRGGMATVYLAQQDIFERKVALKVMSKALADDEAFGKRFFREAKIVSQLVHPNIVTVYDVGLEGGNYFLSMEYIDGRDLKQMRKTLSLQEKINAVIDIARALKYAGDKGYVHRDIKPENILFHSSDGRAVLTDFGIARAAETDVSMTQTGLAIGTPHYMSPEQAKGKPVDSRSDIYSLGVVFFLLLTGRVPFDAESAVAIGIKHITETVPLLPEGMAALQPIIDTLLAKKAGFRYQDGDELIDDLERIDIALLEQSIAYEVSSVPEVDCESPTEEGPPVTDADLALMYSDSDERLHERGGCTPWLVGLLIMASLVAWVFYYQRPDIAGPWLEQGKATVERYYDKALMWYESATSDPVTSGPSAIHHDTPAPSDVNQTLQTKSVFVKPRPMVGDIATTSDEQEPYEQPAIATTVPVADVIADIAPVVDITSYESYELQLETLRLQYESDATYLAELVSLHQVVLNDYPAKTEVERSLAALQHQELEAISDLLATARVEAAVRKLQQVKALFVNLPIEQIRVFDTEITHQQTVTQLLSKADQYHEHNQLTHPKGHNALTSYREVLALSPKNAQAIKGVALIAGKLVHLAQKAYDQERLAMAKSDIERALEANPSSIEAQKLRDKIEAALQHQRDVRNWLARARSRMDTQDYYSPQNDSAYHYYQMVLALEAANTQAITGQKQMLDRFARNIWGLVGNEQFTLARRQLAQALQAEPSNKRLLSLSDAVEEVLADKAP; the protein is encoded by the coding sequence ATGTCAGCTAAGATTAATCTTTGCGGGCATAATAGGGTATTGCATCATAATAATGATTACGGATTTAACTCAATGGCTTTAGCGATTCCTGGCTACCAAATACTTCGTACCTTAGGGCGTGGTGGAATGGCTACTGTTTATCTTGCGCAACAGGATATTTTTGAGCGCAAAGTCGCGTTAAAAGTTATGTCCAAGGCGCTCGCAGATGACGAAGCATTTGGAAAACGTTTTTTTCGCGAGGCCAAGATCGTAAGCCAGTTGGTTCACCCTAACATTGTTACAGTATATGACGTAGGGCTAGAAGGCGGTAACTACTTTTTATCGATGGAGTACATTGATGGGCGTGATTTGAAGCAAATGCGCAAAACGCTGTCGCTTCAAGAAAAAATTAATGCGGTTATCGATATTGCGCGTGCACTTAAATATGCAGGTGATAAGGGGTATGTACATCGTGATATTAAGCCAGAAAACATTCTTTTTCACAGTAGTGATGGGAGGGCTGTATTAACCGATTTTGGCATTGCGCGTGCGGCAGAAACCGATGTCAGCATGACGCAAACAGGCTTAGCTATTGGCACACCGCACTATATGAGCCCAGAGCAAGCCAAGGGTAAGCCGGTTGATTCTCGGTCGGATATCTACAGTTTAGGCGTCGTCTTTTTTTTGCTGCTTACAGGGCGGGTACCTTTTGATGCAGAGTCAGCGGTTGCGATAGGGATAAAACATATTACTGAAACTGTACCGTTGCTGCCGGAGGGCATGGCGGCATTACAGCCCATTATTGATACATTATTGGCTAAAAAGGCGGGTTTTCGTTATCAAGACGGGGATGAGCTTATTGATGACTTGGAACGCATAGATATCGCGCTTTTAGAGCAATCCATTGCTTACGAGGTATCCTCCGTTCCAGAGGTAGATTGTGAGAGCCCAACGGAAGAAGGGCCGCCGGTAACCGATGCTGACCTGGCTTTGATGTATAGCGATTCTGACGAAAGGCTTCATGAGCGTGGCGGTTGCACGCCGTGGTTGGTGGGCCTATTAATTATGGCCAGCCTCGTTGCATGGGTGTTCTATTATCAGCGCCCCGATATTGCGGGGCCTTGGTTGGAGCAAGGAAAAGCGACAGTAGAGCGCTATTATGATAAAGCGCTTATGTGGTATGAATCGGCCACATCGGATCCCGTAACGTCTGGGCCGTCTGCTATTCACCACGACACGCCTGCGCCAAGTGATGTAAACCAAACGTTGCAAACAAAGAGCGTGTTCGTGAAGCCTAGACCGATGGTTGGCGATATCGCTACAACATCGGACGAGCAGGAGCCATACGAGCAACCGGCTATCGCGACAACCGTGCCAGTGGCGGATGTTATTGCTGATATTGCGCCTGTGGTTGATATCACATCGTACGAATCGTATGAGCTTCAGTTAGAAACCTTAAGGTTACAGTACGAGAGTGATGCGACTTATTTGGCCGAATTGGTGAGCTTGCATCAAGTAGTGCTGAATGACTATCCCGCTAAAACTGAGGTAGAGCGTTCGTTGGCGGCGTTACAGCATCAGGAACTCGAAGCCATATCCGATCTCTTGGCCACCGCTAGAGTTGAGGCTGCGGTTAGGAAGCTTCAGCAAGTAAAGGCTCTCTTTGTTAATTTACCCATTGAACAAATACGCGTGTTCGACACGGAGATTACCCATCAGCAAACGGTAACCCAGTTGTTGAGCAAAGCTGATCAGTATCACGAACATAATCAGCTTACCCATCCCAAAGGGCATAATGCATTAACGAGTTATCGCGAGGTTTTAGCGCTTTCGCCCAAGAATGCTCAAGCGATAAAAGGTGTGGCGCTTATTGCTGGCAAACTCGTGCATCTCGCTCAAAAGGCTTACGATCAGGAGCGCCTTGCTATGGCGAAATCTGATATAGAGCGTGCGTTAGAGGCAAACCCTAGTAGCATAGAGGCGCAGAAGCTTCGCGATAAAATTGAGGCTGCGCTGCAGCACCAGCGAGATGTTCGTAATTGGCTTGCGCGCGCTCGTTCACGTATGGACACTCAAGATTACTATTCTCCACAAAACGATAGTGCATACCATTATTATCAAATGGTGCTGGCGCTTGAGGCGGCCAATACGCAGGCTATTACAGGGCAGAAGCAAATGCTCGATCGCTTTGCGCGCAATATATGGGGGTTGGTAGGAAATGAACAGTTTACGCTTGCAAGGAGACAGCTTGCGCAAGCCCTTCAAGCAGAGCCTTCCAATAAGCGGTTGCTCTCCCTGTCAGACGCGGTCGAAGAAGTGCTCGCCGATAAGGCGCCTTAG
- a CDS encoding Fe(3+) ABC transporter substrate-binding protein, whose translation MYKQIIGFLTLLSLAALPQWSIAKEVNVYSARKEALILPLLDQFSEKTGIKVNLITGKADALIVRMANEGKFSPADILLTTDVGRLVRAKSQGLTQAYASPSAAKNIPLHLQDSEGHWVGLTLRARPFMVAPDRVNATKLTSLEDLASPQWKGKLCVRSSGNIYNQSMVAALIQQLGEEKTMSIIQGLVANFARPPMGGDRDQIKAVAAGQCDVAIANTYYLAGMLSGSDPSETAAASKVAVVWPNQQDRGAHVNISGAAIARYAKNTVEAQTLIDFMMSKEAQAWYAETNFEYPVRKDVHKSGVLTSFGDFKSEKIPLEKVGELNATALKLMDKAGWK comes from the coding sequence ATGTACAAACAAATTATTGGTTTTTTAACACTGTTAAGCCTTGCTGCCTTGCCTCAGTGGTCAATAGCTAAAGAAGTTAACGTGTACTCGGCAAGAAAAGAAGCGCTAATTTTACCTTTGCTGGACCAATTCTCGGAAAAAACCGGCATTAAAGTCAACCTAATTACCGGCAAAGCTGACGCTCTCATCGTACGTATGGCCAATGAAGGTAAGTTCAGCCCCGCCGATATATTGCTTACAACAGATGTTGGCCGCCTAGTTCGTGCTAAATCACAAGGCTTAACACAGGCCTATGCATCCCCCTCCGCCGCCAAGAATATCCCCCTTCACTTACAAGATTCTGAAGGGCACTGGGTTGGTCTTACACTACGAGCGCGGCCCTTTATGGTTGCGCCCGACCGAGTCAACGCTACAAAACTGACCAGCCTCGAAGATCTCGCCAGCCCGCAATGGAAAGGCAAGCTCTGCGTTCGCTCATCAGGCAACATTTATAACCAATCCATGGTCGCCGCCTTAATCCAACAACTGGGTGAAGAAAAGACCATGTCAATAATACAAGGATTGGTCGCAAATTTCGCTCGCCCTCCCATGGGTGGAGACCGAGACCAAATCAAAGCTGTCGCCGCAGGCCAATGTGATGTGGCCATCGCCAACACCTATTATCTAGCCGGCATGTTATCCGGTAGCGACCCAAGCGAAACCGCCGCCGCCAGCAAGGTAGCGGTAGTGTGGCCCAACCAGCAAGATCGTGGTGCGCACGTGAACATTTCCGGTGCAGCCATTGCTCGATACGCTAAAAATACAGTGGAAGCGCAAACACTCATTGATTTTATGATGAGCAAAGAAGCGCAGGCTTGGTATGCCGAAACAAATTTCGAATACCCCGTGCGCAAAGACGTCCATAAAAGCGGCGTACTAACATCATTCGGCGATTTTAAGTCGGAGAAAATCCCGCTCGAAAAAGTAGGGGAGCTAAACGCTACTGCGCTAAAACTGATGGACAAAGCTGGCTGGAAGTAA
- a CDS encoding ABC transporter permease → MKLFHIFVTKIQSFGWQWLTLLLAVLLLLPLLVIGFSFLEPQPDVWRHLADTVLGSYISNSLILAISVGTGTFIIGTTLAWICSRYEFPLRHSLSWLVLLPMAMPAYIIAYCYTGFLDFAGPIQTALRDAFGWHYGDYWFPQIRSLPGAICMMSLVLYPYVYLLARNAFAEQSISLYEASRSLGYSHRYFIFRVAIPLARPAILAGVALAMMEAFADFGTVQYFGVNTFTTGIFRIWFGMGNSAAAAQLSALLVLFVLTVLILEKYSRRKIQYYYLGVKTQKPARIPLRGFTAIGAAAICLLPFALGFVVPLWLLLSWAIQTGPQQLNPRFFEALGNSFYLAATASIAIVILAIIFGYARRLRHTLTVPTISLASMGYAVPGTVIAVGIIVPLTALDKIIDSIMGSTFGISTGLLLSGSLFALIFAYAVRFLAVALQQIDVGLDRIKPSMDQAARSTGLGQPAVLTNVHIPILRTSILSALLLVFVDVLKELPATLILRPFNFNTLSVKAYELASDERLQEAALPALTIVLISLIPVILLTRAIQQHETRHAQT, encoded by the coding sequence TTGAAACTCTTCCATATATTCGTTACGAAAATCCAATCCTTCGGCTGGCAGTGGTTAACGTTACTGCTGGCCGTATTGCTGTTACTGCCATTACTGGTCATTGGCTTCAGTTTTCTTGAGCCTCAGCCAGATGTATGGCGCCATCTTGCCGACACCGTTTTAGGCAGCTATATCAGTAATTCGCTTATTCTCGCCATTAGCGTCGGCACTGGTACATTTATCATTGGCACCACGCTCGCCTGGATTTGTAGTCGGTATGAGTTTCCACTGCGGCATTCTCTAAGCTGGTTAGTGCTGCTCCCCATGGCAATGCCAGCGTATATCATTGCGTATTGTTACACCGGCTTTTTAGACTTTGCAGGGCCCATTCAAACCGCGTTGCGCGACGCCTTCGGCTGGCACTACGGTGACTATTGGTTCCCCCAAATTCGCTCCCTTCCCGGCGCCATCTGCATGATGTCACTGGTGCTATACCCTTATGTGTATTTGCTCGCCCGCAACGCCTTTGCAGAGCAATCAATCTCTCTGTATGAAGCTTCTCGATCGCTAGGCTACAGCCACCGGTACTTCATCTTTCGCGTTGCTATTCCCCTTGCCCGCCCCGCTATTCTCGCAGGCGTTGCACTGGCAATGATGGAAGCATTCGCGGATTTTGGAACCGTTCAATACTTTGGCGTAAATACCTTCACCACCGGTATTTTTCGTATTTGGTTTGGTATGGGCAATAGCGCCGCCGCCGCACAACTATCGGCACTACTGGTTTTATTTGTGCTCACCGTACTTATTCTCGAAAAATATTCTCGACGCAAAATCCAGTATTACTATCTCGGTGTAAAAACACAAAAACCCGCACGCATTCCATTAAGAGGGTTTACCGCAATAGGTGCTGCGGCTATCTGTTTACTGCCCTTTGCACTAGGGTTTGTCGTACCACTTTGGCTGCTACTTAGCTGGGCGATACAAACCGGCCCTCAGCAACTAAACCCTCGTTTTTTCGAAGCACTAGGCAACAGTTTCTATCTCGCCGCTACCGCCAGCATCGCAATTGTAATTCTCGCAATTATTTTCGGCTACGCACGCCGCTTACGACACACGCTCACTGTGCCAACCATTAGTCTCGCCAGTATGGGATATGCCGTACCGGGAACTGTCATCGCCGTTGGTATTATTGTCCCACTTACCGCTCTCGATAAAATAATCGACTCAATAATGGGCAGCACCTTCGGTATAAGCACAGGCTTGTTACTCTCTGGCTCCCTGTTCGCGTTAATCTTTGCTTACGCGGTTCGCTTTTTGGCCGTTGCACTTCAACAAATAGATGTAGGCCTCGACAGAATAAAGCCCAGTATGGACCAAGCCGCGCGCTCCACCGGTTTGGGCCAGCCCGCCGTACTCACTAACGTTCACATTCCTATTTTACGCACCAGTATTCTCAGTGCTTTATTGCTAGTCTTTGTTGATGTACTGAAAGAACTGCCTGCCACACTGATACTGCGCCCCTTCAACTTCAATACTTTATCCGTAAAAGCGTATGAGCTGGCTTCCGATGAACGCTTACAAGAAGCCGCACTGCCAGCACTCACTATTGTACTTATTAGCCTAATTCCGGTTATCTTGTTAACCCGAGCCATTCAACAGCACGAAACACGTCATGCTCAAACTTGA
- a CDS encoding ABC transporter ATP-binding protein, whose product MLKLDHITLAYDKAAVVKKISLHINKGETACLIGPSGSGKSTILRAIAGFQQLDSGSIQLRGKTVSDKHTLVEPEHRKFSMVFQDYALFPHLNVEENVRFGLRKLSAADAKKKAIEMLELVGLRQNANRYCHQLSGGQQQRVAIARALAPDPDLLLLDEPFSNLDADLRSQLSSELRTILRDRNITTLMVTHDQAEAFCMADNLGVIMDGVLQQWDKPEKVYAQPVSRKIANFVGEGTYIPGHVTEDGHVETCLGKHACFKHTFTTAENVHVLIRPEMISFNPHSSNEARIVEKEFRGADSRYTVELSSGLTLRTVSANHLDFAIGESHGISLHKQPVTLLR is encoded by the coding sequence ATGCTCAAACTTGATCATATTACACTGGCCTACGACAAAGCAGCCGTCGTAAAAAAAATAAGCTTGCACATTAACAAGGGTGAAACCGCTTGTTTAATCGGCCCTTCGGGCAGCGGCAAAAGCACTATTTTGCGCGCGATTGCAGGTTTTCAACAGCTCGACTCAGGCTCCATACAGCTACGCGGCAAAACGGTAAGTGACAAACACACTTTAGTAGAACCTGAACACCGTAAATTTAGTATGGTGTTTCAAGATTACGCACTGTTCCCGCACCTCAACGTTGAAGAGAACGTCCGGTTTGGTTTACGAAAACTAAGCGCAGCCGACGCAAAAAAGAAAGCCATAGAAATGCTAGAGCTCGTTGGGTTACGGCAAAACGCAAACCGTTATTGTCATCAATTGTCTGGCGGTCAACAACAACGTGTTGCGATTGCACGCGCACTGGCGCCAGATCCCGATCTATTGTTACTCGACGAACCATTCAGCAATCTCGACGCAGACCTACGCAGCCAGCTTTCGTCTGAATTACGCACCATTTTGCGTGACCGCAATATTACAACACTCATGGTAACCCACGATCAGGCTGAAGCGTTTTGTATGGCAGACAATTTAGGAGTCATTATGGACGGCGTACTACAACAGTGGGATAAGCCCGAAAAAGTCTATGCACAACCGGTGAGCCGAAAAATTGCCAATTTTGTTGGTGAAGGCACTTATATCCCAGGCCATGTCACTGAAGATGGACATGTGGAAACCTGTTTAGGCAAGCACGCGTGCTTCAAACATACATTTACTACTGCTGAAAACGTGCACGTACTGATTCGCCCAGAAATGATTTCGTTCAATCCTCACAGCAGTAATGAAGCCCGAATAGTAGAAAAAGAATTTCGCGGCGCCGATAGTCGGTACACCGTCGAACTCTCGAGTGGCCTAACACTTAGAACCGTAAGCGCCAACCACCTAGATTTTGCCATTGGCGAATCTCACGGTATTAGCTTGCACAAACAGCCCGTTACGTTACTCCGCTAA